From one Drosophila subpulchrella strain 33 F10 #4 breed RU33 chromosome 3L, RU_Dsub_v1.1 Primary Assembly, whole genome shotgun sequence genomic stretch:
- the LOC119553641 gene encoding glucose-6-phosphate 1-dehydrogenase yields MIPIDPHNEMAYSFVVFGASGVLAKQKVFPALWALYRENRLPQGTKIFTFCRTPLQTKAYRLQVLPYMDLDKNRDPKKYNLFWTNVHCLQGEYDKPEHYAALTEAMVRQEAKHNQVRANRIFYLALPPVVFDQVTLNASRKCSSPTGWTRIIVEKPFARDDISYRVFQTSLCNSFRESQIYLMDHLLSRQVMQNFFALRYSNHLWGETLNNRHVAAVMISVKCDLPVPASRAEYFNHMGIIRDLMTNYMIQMMAMLAMDQPYANTADDLRVERLKVLRQVLTPNMGDVVLAQYRNNRREDDAAKCGYTEHSYIPKDSFTPTFALLVLHINNRRWSGVPFILRAGKALNDSKSEVRIQYKPVDCDSFHSDSADVRNELVLRSFPTEEVFMRMRLKRHGEDLCLRESEINLRVDDRGPKGIQGLPGFLLNVFQGDQTLFMRTDEQCEIWRIFSPILNSIDSDRPRPLHYDFGSRGPLLAYRKAERAGFVFFASDEWHQSEETLEYTVKRSKQLIGPYTALKPVREPRSKRTSKQSS; encoded by the coding sequence ATGATTCCCATTGACCCGCACAACGAGATGGCTTATTCTTTCGTGGTCTTCGGGGCCTCGGGGGTTTTGGCCAAGCAGAAGGTGTTCCCAGCCCTCTGGGCCCTCTACCGGGAAAATCGGCTGCCGCAGGGCACCAAGATTTTCACCTTCTGCCGGACCCCGCTGCAGACGAAGGCCTACCGGCTGCAGGTGCTGCCCTACATGGATCTCGACAAGAACCGGGACCCGAAGAAGTACAACCTCTTCTGGACGAACGTGCACTGTCTGCAGGGCGAGTACGACAAGCCGGAGCACTATGCAGCCCTCACGGAGGCGATGGTCCGCCAGGAGGCGAAACACAACCAGGTGCGAGCGAACCGGATCTTCTACCTGGCGCTGCCGCCGGTCGTCTTCGACCAGGTGACGCTCAACGCCAGCCGGAAGTGCAGCTCGCCCACCGGCTGGACCAGGATCATTGTGGAAAAGCCCTTCGCCAGGGACGACATCTCTTACCGGGTCTTCCAGACGTCGCTGTGCAACAGCTTCCGGGAGTCGCAGATCTACCTGATGGACCACCTCCTCAGCCGGCAGGTGATGCAGAACTTCTTCGCCCTGCGCTACTCGAACCACCTGTGGGGCGAGACCCTAAACAACCGCCACGTGGCGGCGGTGATGATATCAGTGAAGTGCGATCTCCCGGTGCCGGCCAGCCGGGCAGAATACTTCAACCACATGGGCATCATACGCGACTTGATGACGAACTACATGATCCAGATGATGGCCATGCTGGCTATGGATCAGCCGTACGCGAACACGGCCGACGACCTGAGGGTCGAGCGGCTGAAGGTGCTTCGCCAGGTGCTGACCCCCAACATGGGCGACGTGGTTCTGGCCCAGTACCGCAACAACCGGCGGGAGGACGACGCGGCCAAGTGCGGCTACACGGAGCACAGCTACATCCCCAAGGACTCCTTCACGCCCACCTTCGCCCTGCTGGTGCTCCACATCAACAACCGCCGCTGGTCCGGAGTGCCCTTTATCCTGCGGGCCGGGAAGGCCCTGAACGACAGCAAGTCGGAGGTGCGCATCCAGTACAAGCCGGTAGACTGCGACTCCTTCCACAGCGACAGTGCGGACGTGCGGAACGAGTTGGTCCTGCGGTCCTTTCCCACGGAGGAGGTCTTCATGCGCATGCGCCTGAAGCGGCACGGCGAGGACCTCTGTCTCCGCGAGAGCGAGATCAACCTGCGGGTGGACGATCGGGGGCCGAAGGGCATCCAGGGCCTCCCGGGCTTCCTGCTTAACGTCTTCCAAGGCGACCAGACCCTCTTCATGCGCACCGACGAGCAGTGCGAGATCTGGCGGATATTCTCGCCGATCCTCAACTCCATCGATTCGGATCGACCCCGCCCGCTGCACTACGACTTTGGGTCCCGGGGACCCTTGCTGGCCTACCGCAAGGCGGAGCGCGCGGGCTTCGTCTTCTTCGCCTCGGACGAGTGGCACCAGAGCGAGGAGACCCTGGAGTACACGGTCAAGCGGAGCAAGCAGCTCATCGGGCCCTACACCGCCCTCAAGCCGGTCAGGGAGCCCCGCTCCAAGAGGACCTCGAAGCAGAGCTCCTAG
- the LOC119554599 gene encoding uncharacterized protein LOC119554599: MKISLVGLCIVTLVLLMCCFAVETEAKAARKCKHPAKFNLKLKKCVRPIRKRKITAAGATTAAAAAAATTAAAA; encoded by the coding sequence ATGAAGATCTCCCTGGTAGGCCTTTGCATCGTCACGCTGGTGCTGCTAATGTGCTGCTTCGCCGTGGAAACAGAAGCCAAAGCAGCAAGGAAGTGTAAGCACCCTGCTAAGTTCAACCTGAAGCTTAAGAAATGCGTTAGACCCATCAGAAAGAGGAAGATTACTGCAGCAGGAGCCACAACGGCGGCCGCGGCGGCCGCGGCAACAACGGCAGCTGCAGCGTAG